A single genomic interval of Nocardioides nitrophenolicus harbors:
- a CDS encoding FadR/GntR family transcriptional regulator, with amino-acid sequence MALRPVTRRSVSDQVVDQLLDDVVDGELAAGDPLPSERRLAEVLGISRPAVREALQRIAQTGLVEMRHGGATVVRDFRRAAGLDLLPRLLVRGGQLDTSIGRSVIEARAEVGPGIAALAAERGGPALAAGLEAVTERMAATTDAVEWQVLALDYWDVLVDGADSMVFRLMFNSLRAAYEPALPALATVLAGEVGQVEPYLLLAAAVRSGDAATARAAAARVLIPTADTLLGAFAAMGDDR; translated from the coding sequence ATGGCCCTCCGCCCCGTCACCCGCCGCTCCGTGTCCGACCAGGTGGTCGACCAGCTCCTCGACGACGTCGTCGACGGCGAGCTGGCGGCCGGCGACCCCCTGCCCAGCGAACGCCGGCTGGCGGAGGTGCTCGGCATCTCCCGGCCGGCGGTGCGCGAGGCGCTGCAGCGGATCGCGCAGACCGGCCTGGTGGAGATGCGGCACGGCGGCGCGACGGTGGTGCGCGACTTCCGCCGGGCGGCGGGGCTGGACCTGCTGCCCCGGCTGCTGGTCCGCGGCGGTCAGCTCGACACCTCGATCGGGCGCAGCGTGATCGAGGCGCGGGCCGAGGTCGGGCCGGGGATCGCCGCGCTGGCCGCCGAGCGCGGGGGACCGGCGCTCGCCGCGGGGTTGGAGGCGGTCACCGAGCGGATGGCCGCGACCACCGACGCCGTGGAGTGGCAGGTGCTCGCGCTCGACTACTGGGACGTCCTCGTCGACGGCGCCGACTCGATGGTGTTCCGGCTGATGTTCAACAGCCTGCGCGCGGCCTACGAGCCCGCGCTCCCGGCGCTGGCGACGGTGCTCGCCGGCGAGGTCGGACAGGTGGAGCCCTACCTGCTGCTCGCCGCCGCCGTCCGGTCCGGCGACGCCGCGACGGCGCGCGCGGCCGCGGCCCGGGTGCTCATCCCCACCGCCGACACCCTGCTCGGGGCCTTCGCCGCGATGGGGG